The Parambassis ranga chromosome 1, fParRan2.1, whole genome shotgun sequence genome includes a region encoding these proteins:
- the dcaf15 gene encoding DDB1- and CUL4-associated factor 15 isoform X2, with product MAPSSKSEKDDSKQKPQRKHKDHVVKLLTRGKLSGQFSQRLFRKLPPRVCVPLKNIVSEEFLRAGHIFLGFTKCGRYVLSYTSDCGEDDDFSFYTYHLYWWEFNLHSRLKQVHHVRLFAGEEIYSDLYLTVCEWPNDHSKIVIFGFNTRTSSSVLMNLMMSDENNRDIYITIASMPPPKPCSNCCPVPSASTIRTGSGECLEHGYVLNSRYQVVYPFPTFQPAFQLKKDQVILLNTSYSLVACGISLCTGAQGQSSQILYTKRAMMSCQALTSFSSAASSSLPQGSPESRQPPSRSAPIPSSPSHSQAAMRAREFAADLFRRAQGGGGVKESEGQGQRRTADGGAKEAKQTPEDKGINAETQKEEDDCKEWRAEERRTSSPQASTSGASHSLPQCSEQVMSPASSSSSPSSTPTPSSCQEVGPSEPGYVNYSRLHYRLQQPGGAEQNVAGYEDDKVQLPFTVTDLKGRNLQLVTGPYNGQSVCVEQLTLDFEYLINEVIRSDAAWAPQFCSFSDYDVVILETCSPEFSTYIFQLSVNRGVMNRATRQR from the exons ATGGCGCCCAGCTCGAAATCTGAAAAGGACGACAGCAAACAGAAAccccaaagaaaacacaaagaccaTGTAGTGAAGCTTCTTACGCGTGGAAAG CTGTCAGGACAGTTTTCTCAGCGCCTGTTCAGGAAGCTACCACCCCGAGTCTGTGTCCCATTGAAGAACATTGTTAGCGAGGAGTTCCTGAGGGCAgg ACATATATTTCTGGGCTTCACCAAATGTGGCCGCTATGTGCTGTCTTACACCAGCGACTGTGGAGAAGATGATGATTTCTCTTTCTATACCTATCATCTTTATTGGTGGGAGTTCAATCTACACAGTAGACTCAAACAG GTCCACCATGTGCGACTGTTTGCTGGAGAGGAAATCTACAGTGACTTGTATCTTACAGTGTGTGAGTGGCCAAATGACCACTCTAAAATCGTCATCTTTGGTTTCAA CACACGCACATCAAGCTCTGTACTGATGAACTTAATGATGAGTGATGAGAACAACAGGGACATTTACATCACCATAGCCTCGATGCCTCCTCCTAAACCTTGCTCCAACTGCTGTCCAGTTCCCTCTGCTTCTACCATACGCACAG GAAGTGGCGAGTGTCTTGAACATGGATATGTGCTGAACAGCAGGTACCAGGTTGTGTACCCCTTCCCTACTTTTCAGCCAGCTTTCCAGCTGAAGAAGGACCAGGTCATTCTGTTAAACACTAGCTATTCTCTGGTGGCCTGTGGTATCTCACTCTGCACag GTGCACAGGGTCAGTCATCACAGATCCTGTACACAAAGAGAGCAATGATGTCATGTCAGGCCTTGACGTCTTTTTCGTCAGCCGCCTCTTCTTCACTACCTCAGGGATCACCTGAAAGTCGGCAGCCACCCAGTAGGTCCGCTCCAATTCCCTCATCTCCGAGCCATTCACAAGCTGCCATGCGAGCCCGGGAATTTGCTGCTGACCTTTTTAGACGGgcccagggaggaggaggagtgaaagAAAGTGAGGGTCAGGGTCAGAGGAGgacagctgatggaggagcaaaAGAGGCAAAGCAGACACCAGAAGACAAAGGGATTAATGCAGAAACTcagaaggaggaagatgatTGTAAAGAGTGGAGGGCAGAGGAGAGACGGACTAGTTCACCACAAGCATCAACATCAGGTGCGAGCCACAGTTTGCCACAGTGCTCAGAACAAGTAATGtctcctgcctcctcttcttcatcaccgTCATCCACTCCAACCCCGTCCTCATGTCAGGAAGTCGGTCCCAGTGAGCCTGGATATGTAAACTACTCACGCCTTCACTACCGTCTGCAGCAGCCAGGGGGAGCAGAGCAGAATGTAGCAG GTTATGAAGACGATAAAGTACAGCTGCCTTTTACAGTCACTGATCTGAAAGGACGGAATCTGCAGCTGGTCACAGGCCCATATaatggacag agtgtgtgtgttgagcaaCTTACCCTGGACTTTGAGTATCttatcaatgaggtgatcagaAGTGATGCTGCCTGGGCCCCACAGTTCTGCTCCTTTAGCGATTATGATGTCGTGATATTAGag acCTGCAGTCCTGAGTTCAGTACCTACATTTTCCAATTAAGTGTCAACAGGGGGGTTATGAACAGAGCCACAAGACAAAGGTGA
- the dcaf15 gene encoding DDB1- and CUL4-associated factor 15 isoform X1 — protein sequence MAPSSKSEKDDSKQKPQRKHKDHVVKLLTRGKLSGQFSQRLFRKLPPRVCVPLKNIVSEEFLRAGHIFLGFTKCGRYVLSYTSDCGEDDDFSFYTYHLYWWEFNLHSRLKQVHHVRLFAGEEIYSDLYLTVCEWPNDHSKIVIFGFNTRTSSSVLMNLMMSDENNRDIYITIASMPPPKPCSNCCPVPSASTIRTGSGECLEHGYVLNSRYQVVYPFPTFQPAFQLKKDQVILLNTSYSLVACGISLCTGAQGQSSQILYTKRAMMSCQALTSFSSAASSSLPQGSPESRQPPSRSAPIPSSPSHSQAAMRAREFAADLFRRAQGGGGVKESEGQGQRRTADGGAKEAKQTPEDKGINAETQKEEDDCKEWRAEERRTSSPQASTSGASHSLPQCSEQVMSPASSSSSPSSTPTPSSCQEVGPSEPGYVNYSRLHYRLQQPGGAEQNVAGYEDDKVQLPFTVTDLKGRNLQLVTGPYNGQSVCVEQLTLDFEYLINEVIRSDAAWAPQFCSFSDYDVVILEVCPETNTVMINIGLLLLAFSNVDEEHCRPNTYHSNLQVSWDLNTGVCCTVGVGDLTEVKGQTSGSVWSTYRKSCVNTVMKWLVPESSTRYINRMTNEALHKGSSLQVLADSDRCTWIVL from the exons ATGGCGCCCAGCTCGAAATCTGAAAAGGACGACAGCAAACAGAAAccccaaagaaaacacaaagaccaTGTAGTGAAGCTTCTTACGCGTGGAAAG CTGTCAGGACAGTTTTCTCAGCGCCTGTTCAGGAAGCTACCACCCCGAGTCTGTGTCCCATTGAAGAACATTGTTAGCGAGGAGTTCCTGAGGGCAgg ACATATATTTCTGGGCTTCACCAAATGTGGCCGCTATGTGCTGTCTTACACCAGCGACTGTGGAGAAGATGATGATTTCTCTTTCTATACCTATCATCTTTATTGGTGGGAGTTCAATCTACACAGTAGACTCAAACAG GTCCACCATGTGCGACTGTTTGCTGGAGAGGAAATCTACAGTGACTTGTATCTTACAGTGTGTGAGTGGCCAAATGACCACTCTAAAATCGTCATCTTTGGTTTCAA CACACGCACATCAAGCTCTGTACTGATGAACTTAATGATGAGTGATGAGAACAACAGGGACATTTACATCACCATAGCCTCGATGCCTCCTCCTAAACCTTGCTCCAACTGCTGTCCAGTTCCCTCTGCTTCTACCATACGCACAG GAAGTGGCGAGTGTCTTGAACATGGATATGTGCTGAACAGCAGGTACCAGGTTGTGTACCCCTTCCCTACTTTTCAGCCAGCTTTCCAGCTGAAGAAGGACCAGGTCATTCTGTTAAACACTAGCTATTCTCTGGTGGCCTGTGGTATCTCACTCTGCACag GTGCACAGGGTCAGTCATCACAGATCCTGTACACAAAGAGAGCAATGATGTCATGTCAGGCCTTGACGTCTTTTTCGTCAGCCGCCTCTTCTTCACTACCTCAGGGATCACCTGAAAGTCGGCAGCCACCCAGTAGGTCCGCTCCAATTCCCTCATCTCCGAGCCATTCACAAGCTGCCATGCGAGCCCGGGAATTTGCTGCTGACCTTTTTAGACGGgcccagggaggaggaggagtgaaagAAAGTGAGGGTCAGGGTCAGAGGAGgacagctgatggaggagcaaaAGAGGCAAAGCAGACACCAGAAGACAAAGGGATTAATGCAGAAACTcagaaggaggaagatgatTGTAAAGAGTGGAGGGCAGAGGAGAGACGGACTAGTTCACCACAAGCATCAACATCAGGTGCGAGCCACAGTTTGCCACAGTGCTCAGAACAAGTAATGtctcctgcctcctcttcttcatcaccgTCATCCACTCCAACCCCGTCCTCATGTCAGGAAGTCGGTCCCAGTGAGCCTGGATATGTAAACTACTCACGCCTTCACTACCGTCTGCAGCAGCCAGGGGGAGCAGAGCAGAATGTAGCAG GTTATGAAGACGATAAAGTACAGCTGCCTTTTACAGTCACTGATCTGAAAGGACGGAATCTGCAGCTGGTCACAGGCCCATATaatggacag agtgtgtgtgttgagcaaCTTACCCTGGACTTTGAGTATCttatcaatgaggtgatcagaAGTGATGCTGCCTGGGCCCCACAGTTCTGCTCCTTTAGCGATTATGATGTCGTGATATTAGag GTGTGTCCAGAGACCAACACTGTGATGATCAACATTGGTCTGCTGTTACTGGCTTTCTCTAACGTGGATGAGGAGCACTGCAG GCCAAACACGTACCATTCCAACCTGCAGGTTAGCTGGGACCTgaacacaggtgtgtgttgcACTGTTGGTGTCGGTGACCTAACCGAAGTCAAGGGTCAGACCAG TGGGAGTGTGTGGAGTACTTACAGGAAGTCCTGTGTGAACACGGTGATGAAGTGGCTGGTTCCCGAGAGTAGTACCCGCTACATCAATCGCATGACTAATGAAGCACTGCACAAAG GCTCATCTCTACAAGTGCTGGCAGATAGTGACAGATGCACCTGGATTGTTttatga